From Brochothrix thermosphacta DSM 20171 = FSL F6-1036, a single genomic window includes:
- a CDS encoding bacterial Ig-like domain-containing protein: MKKISFILIVGLLISNLSVPFITNASSVSQTDNTMEKSSTEKKENEEKSNTSSSENTEIKKENEEKSNTSSSENTEIKKEDEEKSNTLSSENTEIKKESEQAITVSEQSLSNSSTKATTSKQPVQKVVSPTAIAYGNWGGTRYSRDTSTNTMTFISGGSAGSVDAAPWKNFKAEKIIFNSTVVMPSNMNAMWSGALYLKSFEKMSNVNVSNVTSMATMFYNNMSLEKIDLRGWDTSKNTSFSWAFRFAGALTSANLANLNVSNVTNFSGMFEGARSLKEVDFSGWKRSSRTVTSSNMFAGATQLKKITIPTGTSFRVDAALEPITDTDNYSGSWISENEKGRTYTPAEFMGYVSRNAGTYVWERKKIDLKVEYRDENNKLISGAQTKKLQGYKGDSYDVSTPEYKQSIPGYSLLEDKLPTNAKGKYNEDATIVYRYMKYKTPTLKAKNSRLYHTQTYNPKDNFVSGTDALGALILPNDANLSFGGEEVKMTEPGTYKQTITYSYGDKQTVTADYNVVVIRDQTTVETQDVKLYVGDTFDPNSPLTNVRNKDGERLDAADIVRLGYYYINGNIISEFEKIQIDTSKIGRYQLNIALRNAVQAGIVSEMKFINVVEDQTSIEAKDIELNRGDKYDPEAGFIQATNADGEVLAFDKKMTWGLNGVEVDTTVAGTYQVVYGIKDHNGELITVTKNVVVNNLDKEINVTLPIEMLFSNTEDKTVNKKIESNRYKIINNSQTHSVELELSAFKEVVTDGIKLLTSTERDPVNYSEAARLNLVVDNNQQISSLNKDTPVSAMGVIKKQKQMNLQFTGSYFGEIRKDSVKKIKQQLVLKFSVPL; this comes from the coding sequence GTGAAAAAAATAAGCTTTATTCTGATAGTGGGGCTTTTAATAAGTAATCTATCTGTACCATTCATAACAAATGCATCAAGTGTCAGTCAGACAGACAACACAATGGAAAAAAGTTCGACAGAAAAAAAAGAGAATGAAGAAAAAAGTAATACGTCATCAAGTGAAAACACTGAAATAAAAAAAGAGAATGAAGAAAAAAGTAATACGTCATCAAGTGAAAACACTGAAATAAAAAAAGAGGATGAAGAAAAAAGTAATACGTTATCAAGTGAAAACACTGAAATAAAAAAAGAGTCAGAACAAGCAATTACAGTGAGCGAGCAATCACTATCAAATAGTTCGACAAAAGCGACGACTTCAAAACAACCAGTTCAAAAAGTGGTGTCTCCAACGGCTATTGCTTATGGTAATTGGGGTGGGACAAGGTACTCGCGTGATACAAGCACAAATACCATGACATTTATTAGCGGTGGATCAGCTGGCTCTGTAGATGCTGCTCCTTGGAAAAACTTCAAAGCTGAAAAAATCATTTTTAATAGTACGGTCGTTATGCCTAGTAATATGAATGCTATGTGGAGTGGCGCGTTGTACTTAAAGTCCTTTGAAAAAATGAGCAATGTTAATGTATCAAATGTCACATCAATGGCAACGATGTTTTATAATAATATGTCATTGGAAAAAATCGATTTAAGGGGCTGGGACACGAGTAAGAACACATCCTTTAGTTGGGCATTTAGGTTTGCTGGTGCTTTAACTTCCGCTAATCTAGCTAACCTTAATGTATCAAATGTCACGAATTTCTCGGGGATGTTTGAAGGGGCTAGAAGCTTGAAGGAGGTCGATTTCAGTGGTTGGAAACGCAGTTCAAGAACAGTTACTAGCAGTAACATGTTTGCTGGAGCGACACAATTGAAAAAAATAACGATTCCAACAGGAACATCATTCAGAGTAGATGCAGCCTTAGAACCTATTACGGATACTGATAATTACAGCGGCAGTTGGATTTCAGAAAATGAGAAAGGGAGGACATATACACCCGCAGAATTCATGGGATATGTTTCACGTAATGCTGGTACGTATGTGTGGGAACGTAAAAAAATTGATCTTAAAGTTGAGTACCGTGATGAAAATAACAAATTAATTTCCGGAGCACAAACAAAAAAATTGCAAGGTTATAAAGGTGATAGTTATGACGTATCTACCCCTGAATACAAGCAATCAATTCCAGGTTATAGTCTCTTGGAAGATAAACTACCAACAAATGCTAAAGGAAAATATAATGAAGATGCTACAATTGTTTACAGATATATGAAGTATAAAACACCGACATTGAAAGCGAAAAATTCAAGGTTGTATCACACACAGACATATAATCCAAAGGATAATTTCGTATCCGGGACAGATGCACTGGGTGCGTTAATTTTGCCAAATGATGCGAACTTGAGTTTTGGTGGCGAAGAAGTTAAAATGACAGAGCCAGGGACATATAAGCAAACAATCACCTACTCTTATGGTGATAAACAGACGGTAACTGCCGATTATAATGTTGTTGTAATAAGGGATCAAACAACGGTGGAAACGCAAGATGTTAAATTATATGTGGGGGATACATTTGACCCGAATTCACCATTAACAAATGTACGAAATAAAGATGGTGAGCGACTTGATGCAGCAGATATTGTGCGTTTAGGTTATTATTACATCAATGGTAATATAATCTCAGAGTTTGAAAAAATACAGATTGATACAAGCAAAATTGGACGGTATCAATTAAATATTGCACTTAGGAATGCAGTGCAAGCTGGAATTGTATCTGAAATGAAGTTTATTAATGTGGTGGAGGATCAAACGAGTATTGAGGCCAAGGATATTGAGTTGAATAGAGGAGATAAATACGATCCTGAAGCCGGTTTTATTCAGGCAACAAATGCTGATGGAGAGGTGCTTGCTTTTGATAAGAAGATGACTTGGGGTTTAAATGGTGTTGAGGTTGATACGACTGTCGCAGGGACATATCAAGTTGTTTATGGTATAAAAGACCATAATGGTGAATTAATTACTGTGACTAAAAATGTGGTTGTTAACAATTTAGATAAAGAAATTAACGTAACGCTACCAATTGAGATGCTTTTTAGCAATACGGAAGATAAAACAGTAAATAAAAAAATTGAATCTAATCGCTATAAAATTATTAATAACTCACAGACCCATTCAGTCGAGCTAGAATTAAGCGCATTTAAAGAAGTAGTCACTGATGGTATTAAACTGTTAACTTCAACAGAACGTGACCCTGTTAATTATAGTGAAGCCGCTCGTTTGAATTTAGTTGTGGATAATAATCAGCAAATTTCCTCTTTGAATAAAGATACGCCAGTTTCAGCTATGGGAGTCATAAAAAAACAAAAACAAATGAATTTACAGTTTACTGGAAGTTACTTTGGTGAAATAAGGAAAGATTCTGTAAAAAAAATCAAACAACAATTAGTATTAAAATTTAGTGTGCCTCTTTAA
- a CDS encoding lysophospholipid acyltransferase family protein — MFKKFKRNMQIKKYTLLGNAIKETYLKNYDKITNHVELSDDVFIKQFIIVSWHQGIGAMLHFLLVTKPPKLAVIMSNNPQNFICIPLFEHLNIEIIRQDENDTNAFARAKQIHHYLTEGYSIFNFSDGPNGPSKVFKKDMLFFSKKYKIPILPLIATADNYTLLRKSWDQSYLLNAKTSQFWVRNDVSMVVTDLEKDALTITKQLNELESELFELRDSTK; from the coding sequence ATGTTTAAAAAATTCAAAAGAAACATGCAAATAAAAAAATATACCTTATTAGGAAATGCGATTAAAGAAACGTATTTAAAAAACTACGATAAAATCACAAATCATGTCGAACTGTCAGATGATGTGTTTATTAAACAATTTATCATCGTGTCTTGGCACCAAGGAATCGGCGCAATGTTACATTTTCTACTCGTGACCAAACCACCAAAGCTAGCAGTCATTATGTCTAATAATCCACAAAATTTTATTTGTATCCCATTGTTTGAACATTTAAATATTGAAATTATACGTCAAGATGAAAATGATACGAATGCTTTTGCGCGTGCAAAACAGATTCATCATTATTTAACCGAAGGTTACTCTATTTTTAATTTTTCTGACGGGCCTAATGGACCAAGTAAAGTATTTAAAAAGGATATGCTGTTTTTCTCTAAAAAATATAAAATTCCGATTTTACCACTCATTGCAACCGCAGACAACTATACATTATTAAGGAAATCGTGGGACCAATCCTATTTATTAAATGCAAAAACCAGTCAATTTTGGGTTAGAAATGATGTGTCGATGGTTGTAACAGATCTTGAAAAAGATGCGCTCACAATTACTAAACAATTGAATGAACTCGAAAGCGAATTGTTCGAGTTAAGAGACAGCACCAAGTAA
- a CDS encoding acyl carrier protein, producing the protein MENEIKQIISDVSKVAMTEVHEDAELGNDLAIDSLDLLDVVTELEKKYQIDIPAEDMTDFITVKDIITAVQSTVKSNE; encoded by the coding sequence ATGGAAAATGAAATTAAACAAATTATTAGTGATGTATCTAAAGTAGCAATGACAGAGGTTCATGAGGATGCTGAACTTGGAAACGATTTAGCTATTGATTCACTTGATTTATTAGACGTTGTAACAGAGCTTGAAAAAAAATATCAAATCGATATTCCTGCAGAAGACATGACGGATTTTATAACTGTAAAAGATATTATTACAGCAGTACAAAGCACGGTTAAGTCTAATGAGTAA
- a CDS encoding DUF1295 domain-containing protein: protein MLVYLVVTLCLFVYFTALFFIAQALHNNSIIDLAWGPGFVIVIWAGYLLMAEKTQIATIVLVLVTIWGVRLFAHLAKRNIGKPEDYRYVNMRKRWGTNFAKLKAYLNVFVLQGVLLYIVALPLFKVTTAEPAEMSWWNYLGIIIWVIGFAYEVIGDWQLTAFKNNPANKGKLLTTGLWSTTRHPNYFGEALSWWGIFILTITSVGSLIGIIGPIIITLLLLFVSGVPLLEKKYRDRPDFQVYAQKTAKFVPFIGKKGL, encoded by the coding sequence ATGTTAGTTTATCTAGTCGTTACACTGTGTCTATTTGTTTATTTCACAGCATTATTTTTCATCGCGCAAGCTCTACATAATAATTCAATTATTGATTTAGCTTGGGGACCAGGTTTTGTTATTGTTATCTGGGCAGGTTATCTTTTAATGGCGGAAAAAACACAAATTGCGACGATTGTTTTGGTACTTGTTACAATTTGGGGTGTCCGTTTATTTGCACATTTGGCAAAAAGAAACATTGGTAAACCCGAAGATTACCGTTATGTGAACATGCGTAAACGTTGGGGAACAAATTTTGCAAAATTAAAAGCATATTTGAATGTTTTTGTACTACAAGGGGTATTGTTATATATCGTAGCATTACCTTTATTTAAAGTAACAACAGCTGAACCAGCTGAAATGTCTTGGTGGAATTACCTTGGGATTATTATTTGGGTGATTGGTTTCGCTTATGAAGTCATTGGTGATTGGCAATTAACAGCATTCAAAAATAACCCAGCTAATAAAGGTAAATTATTGACGACCGGTTTATGGTCTACAACACGTCACCCAAATTATTTCGGTGAAGCATTGAGCTGGTGGGGTATCTTTATCCTTACGATTACATCAGTCGGCTCGCTCATCGGTATAATAGGTCCGATTATTATTACACTGTTATTGTTGTTCGTTTCAGGTGTACCATTACTTGAGAAGAAATACCGCGATCGTCCTGATTTTCAAGTGTATGCACAAAAAACAGCGAAGTTTGTACCGTTTATTGGTAAAAAAGGTTTGTAA
- a CDS encoding ABC-F family ATP-binding cassette domain-containing protein, translated as MSLLRIENLKYELPDKVLYENGDLQLNPGDHLGLVGKNGAGKTTLLKILMGEIMPDEGRIVWGRRTTVGYLQQHLQFSDEETITTYLQTAFARLYQLEAEIGEMYMRVADEPDLLAKIGDKQEELEQREFYQIDSKIETIASGLGINVMGLDRQLNQLSGGQKSKVMLAKLLLEQPDVLLLDEPTNYLDDTHIEWFTNFLNPFTGSFVVISHDEAFLDGITNCICDIEFGRIKKYPGNLHKALKLKAEANEVYLKNYYQQQEKIEKMEKYIQKYKAGSRSTIAKSREKQLNRIERLTPPSTNAIGEYVFPYVNTNSDMTISLQKLEIGYEAPLLPPINLSITTGEKVLIKGFNGLGKSTLLKTILGLISSLGGNAQMPTSGKVNYFSQELEWDDSNDTPFSFIKEKLPNLTNKEVRSKLSKSGLNAEHVEKPLIQLSGGEQTKVKLCAMTLVNSHILILDEPTNHLDKATKNALTTAVKNYQGTVVLVSHEKSFYEGVVTKVVDVESMGATIVADSSALRE; from the coding sequence ATGAGTTTATTACGGATTGAAAACTTAAAATATGAATTACCCGATAAGGTGCTTTATGAAAATGGCGACTTGCAGTTAAACCCTGGCGATCATTTAGGTTTAGTTGGTAAAAATGGCGCTGGAAAAACAACATTGCTTAAAATTTTAATGGGTGAAATAATGCCAGATGAAGGACGCATTGTCTGGGGACGAAGAACAACAGTGGGCTATTTGCAACAACATCTGCAATTTAGTGACGAAGAAACCATTACTACTTATCTTCAAACAGCCTTTGCTCGTTTATATCAATTAGAAGCTGAAATTGGTGAGATGTACATGCGTGTTGCTGATGAACCTGATTTATTAGCTAAAATTGGGGACAAACAAGAAGAATTGGAACAACGTGAGTTTTACCAAATTGACAGTAAAATAGAAACAATCGCTAGTGGTTTAGGTATTAATGTAATGGGATTAGACCGTCAGTTGAACCAGCTAAGTGGGGGACAAAAATCGAAAGTCATGTTGGCGAAATTATTACTTGAACAACCAGATGTCTTGTTATTAGATGAACCGACGAACTATTTAGATGATACACATATTGAATGGTTCACTAATTTCTTAAATCCTTTTACAGGAAGTTTTGTTGTTATTTCCCATGATGAAGCTTTTCTTGATGGCATAACAAACTGTATTTGTGATATTGAATTTGGGCGTATCAAAAAGTATCCAGGAAATCTCCATAAAGCTTTAAAACTTAAAGCCGAAGCAAATGAAGTGTATTTAAAAAATTATTATCAACAACAAGAAAAAATTGAAAAGATGGAAAAATACATCCAAAAATATAAAGCGGGATCTCGTTCGACAATTGCTAAAAGTCGTGAAAAGCAATTGAATCGTATTGAACGTTTAACACCACCGAGTACCAATGCGATAGGTGAATATGTGTTCCCTTATGTTAATACGAATTCGGATATGACAATTAGTCTCCAAAAACTTGAAATTGGTTATGAAGCACCATTATTACCACCTATCAATTTAAGTATTACGACAGGTGAAAAAGTCCTGATTAAAGGATTTAATGGTCTAGGGAAATCAACGTTGTTAAAAACAATTTTAGGGTTAATTTCATCATTAGGCGGGAATGCTCAAATGCCAACGAGTGGAAAAGTGAATTACTTTTCTCAAGAGTTAGAATGGGACGATAGTAATGATACACCGTTTAGTTTTATCAAAGAGAAATTACCAAACCTAACTAATAAAGAAGTGCGCAGCAAGTTATCAAAAAGTGGCTTAAATGCAGAACACGTCGAAAAGCCGCTCATTCAATTAAGTGGTGGGGAACAAACAAAAGTTAAATTGTGTGCGATGACCCTTGTGAATAGCCACATTCTTATTTTAGATGAGCCGACTAACCATTTAGATAAAGCGACAAAAAATGCGCTCACAACCGCAGTGAAAAATTACCAAGGCACCGTTGTTTTAGTCTCACATGAGAAAAGTTTTTATGAAGGAGTCGTCACTAAAGTAGTGGACGTTGAAAGTATGGGTGCTACTATCGTAGCGGATTCATCCGCTTTACGAGAGTAG
- a CDS encoding beta-ketoacyl-[acyl-carrier-protein] synthase family protein translates to MSKRVVITGIGLVTPIGRSHSFWENCLAGKVGTSQVENAVFTYANSFMGGQIKDFQISNHYQEENLATIGRGSQLLYDAMQQCLNQSNTNIDEIAALYVGTTMGEASLDESVDHYFNGCRVPQQLRERNEKQRLILDTLALMTTKAIPQYLVGNACSAGNYALSHAYDDIMSGRSNTVLAGGVEPFSAVSLLGFKRLNALSKNVCRPFSKDRDGMLVSEGAAILQLEELEHAKARNAIIISELTGIGLSSDAHHINIPHPEGSGLKIAIENALKDAKIAGSMIDYISLHGTGTQKNDSIEARVLNDLFDNKAPSASSIKSMIGHTMGASSAIEAAVCCLATQNNVVPPTVNFIEADPECAIDCIPNKARQLTVDYALNLSAGFGGTNAALIFKKYQ, encoded by the coding sequence ATGAGTAAACGTGTTGTTATTACTGGTATTGGTTTGGTGACACCAATCGGACGATCACATTCGTTTTGGGAAAACTGTTTAGCTGGTAAAGTAGGAACTTCACAGGTAGAGAACGCTGTCTTTACATATGCGAATAGTTTTATGGGAGGCCAGATCAAAGATTTTCAAATAAGTAACCATTATCAAGAAGAGAACTTAGCAACAATCGGACGTGGGAGTCAATTGTTATATGATGCTATGCAACAATGTCTTAATCAAAGCAATACTAACATTGATGAAATCGCAGCTTTGTATGTAGGTACAACGATGGGTGAAGCAAGTCTAGATGAATCAGTCGATCATTATTTTAATGGCTGTCGTGTCCCACAACAATTGCGTGAACGTAATGAAAAACAACGTCTCATTTTGGATACACTCGCCTTGATGACAACAAAAGCTATTCCTCAGTATCTGGTGGGAAATGCATGTTCAGCTGGTAATTATGCATTAAGTCACGCTTATGATGATATTATGAGCGGTCGATCAAATACCGTTTTAGCAGGGGGAGTTGAGCCATTCTCCGCCGTTTCATTATTAGGATTTAAACGTTTAAATGCTTTATCAAAAAATGTATGTCGCCCTTTTTCAAAAGATCGAGACGGTATGCTCGTATCTGAAGGTGCAGCAATCTTGCAGTTAGAAGAATTAGAACATGCAAAAGCGCGTAATGCTATCATCATTTCTGAATTAACCGGCATCGGATTATCGAGTGATGCCCATCATATTAATATTCCACACCCTGAAGGTAGCGGTTTAAAAATAGCGATTGAAAACGCCCTGAAAGATGCAAAGATAGCGGGGAGTATGATTGACTACATTTCATTACATGGCACAGGAACGCAAAAAAACGATTCTATTGAAGCGCGTGTTCTTAATGACTTATTCGATAATAAAGCACCGAGTGCAAGTTCTATTAAATCGATGATTGGTCATACGATGGGGGCTTCTAGTGCAATTGAAGCCGCAGTCTGTTGCTTAGCAACACAAAACAATGTTGTGCCACCAACGGTTAACTTTATTGAAGCTGATCCTGAATGTGCAATTGATTGTATTCCCAATAAGGCCCGTCAGTTAACAGTTGATTATGCTTTAAATCTTTCTGCAGGTTTTGGTGGAACAAATGCAGCGCTCATTTTCAAAAAATATCAGTAA
- a CDS encoding DeoR/GlpR family DNA-binding transcription regulator, translating to MKTKRLVKIEEYIHTKGSATLDELCDYFGVSKNTIRRDINIILQDGSIEKVYGGVKSVVNYGLTPFEHRNIVHATAKERIAQLAAAQIKPGDFIFIDSGTTTRSIIDYLPNDINITVLTNNLDIMNACALHPNIALLSLGSHYKRETRSFVGLHMEAKLSQYNISKAFMAATAVSIHSGVTNSDLMEHEIKKNLVQIADEIFLLVDDSKFEKATLLTYMPLADVSTVVTNNPIDNTYRDFFEEQQIKLLIAE from the coding sequence ATGAAAACAAAACGTTTAGTGAAAATTGAAGAATACATACACACTAAAGGTTCGGCTACACTAGATGAATTATGTGATTACTTCGGTGTTTCTAAAAATACCATTCGCCGTGATATTAATATCATTTTACAGGATGGTTCAATTGAAAAAGTTTATGGTGGTGTTAAATCAGTTGTTAACTATGGCTTAACGCCGTTTGAACATCGTAACATCGTTCATGCAACAGCGAAAGAGCGCATTGCGCAATTGGCAGCTGCACAAATTAAACCGGGCGATTTTATCTTTATTGATTCTGGGACAACTACTCGTAGCATCATTGACTATCTACCGAATGACATTAATATCACTGTCTTAACTAATAACTTGGATATTATGAACGCGTGTGCTTTGCATCCTAATATTGCTTTATTAAGCTTAGGCAGCCACTATAAGAGAGAAACACGTTCTTTTGTCGGCTTACATATGGAAGCTAAATTGAGCCAGTACAATATTTCCAAGGCATTTATGGCGGCTACTGCTGTATCTATACATAGTGGTGTTACAAATAGCGACTTGATGGAACATGAAATCAAAAAGAACCTTGTTCAAATTGCAGATGAAATTTTTTTACTTGTTGATGATTCAAAATTTGAAAAAGCGACGCTATTGACTTATATGCCATTAGCAGATGTTTCTACGGTTGTGACCAATAACCCCATCGACAACACTTATCGTGACTTTTTTGAAGAACAACAGATTAAATTATTAATCGCTGAATAG
- a CDS encoding beta-ketoacyl synthase N-terminal-like domain-containing protein produces the protein MDEKTVTLVKLSLPAVDAPLNHRLGKKSLRLPEAIQIAVYESGKLLQLANIDVDAPLGSRWAVYVDAPYSHIENTYQLMKEAYDSSPTYISPMKFPSSVLNSMSGWLSVAYGITGPNSTIFNGFTGGRGAFDLAVKNIDAARLDYALVVYLKEYTPYILENITIEQHQLHFEEEMTILILQSPHVNSKEA, from the coding sequence GTGGATGAAAAGACAGTCACGCTAGTAAAGCTCAGTCTACCAGCAGTGGATGCACCTTTAAATCACCGTCTAGGGAAAAAAAGTTTGCGGTTACCAGAGGCAATCCAAATCGCTGTGTATGAAAGTGGAAAATTACTTCAACTAGCGAACATTGATGTGGATGCACCGTTAGGCTCAAGGTGGGCGGTGTATGTAGACGCACCTTACAGTCATATTGAAAACACCTATCAGTTAATGAAAGAAGCCTATGATAGCTCACCAACCTATATTAGCCCGATGAAATTTCCAAGTTCAGTGTTGAATAGTATGTCTGGTTGGCTATCTGTTGCTTATGGCATTACCGGACCTAATTCAACAATATTTAATGGGTTCACAGGTGGTAGGGGGGCATTTGATTTGGCAGTTAAAAATATCGATGCCGCTAGACTTGATTATGCGTTAGTTGTCTACTTAAAAGAATATACACCTTATATTTTAGAAAATATCACGATTGAGCAGCACCAGCTTCATTTTGAGGAAGAAATGACAATTTTAATCTTACAATCGCCACATGTGAATTCAAAAGAAGCCTAA